From the genome of Solanum pennellii chromosome 6, SPENNV200:
atcattaaCATAACAATAAAAGACAGTTTGGCCGAGTGGTCTAAGGCGCCAGATTTAGGCTCTGGTCCGAAAGGgcgtgggttcaaatcccacagctgtcaatttttatattatttcaattttcccctaaaattcaaattattttttataaaaaaattacccttatttttaattttccctaaaacccaaattttttactttattatttcttattttaattttcccctaaaatccaaattatttttttaaaaaaaatccctttatttttaattctttattttaatttttcctacCCAAGAGcacttattattttttggaaaattaaatacacaacttattttatcatattatctGAAATTcttactatttaaaaaaatttataaaactttttactcttttatattcttgaataCATCATTTTGCGTTCCGTACCAATCGGATACACCACTTTACATGATATATGAGGATGTGCGCAATGTATCAGGTAATCAAGATGCGTTATATCTGAAACAGAGATACGATATATCGAGATGCTTTGAAATGTATTCGGATTCCACTAAACTTAGGAAATTTTAGTAATTTGaaaatagtaaggatgaaatATAATTAGCTCTTGACATTATATAATTTGcgtaaaatataacttttttttatttttctctaacCCAAATTAGAGTTTCttccttcctttttttttttttaaaaatataactttgtatAAAAACTATTTATGGTGATAACAAAGGGGTGCTAGGTTAGCAATCTTTTAAATTGTTGAGACATAAACCCCAAAGACTTTACACAAACACTCTGTTCaatcaagaaaaacacaaaacaatGGGTTCGAAACCTTGCTTCATTGATAAACCAGTAGTAAgtacaaacttttttttatcgATTTCTTGTGCCAGATTATAGTGAATAAATTGTTTAATGCAAAAAGATTGTATTTTTGGTTTTGATTAGGTTCCTGGTGATGTTGTTTTAGATCTTTCCAGCATGACTAACCAAACGATTAAACTGGGTGGCGGCCTCCAACAGGTTTTTCCTCTCAGAGCTCTGATTTCTGTCTCATGGGTTTATAGATTTTTGTTTGTTGCTcttgtatatacaaatattagCTTAAAAAAAggttctttttatgttttatacactgttcttgcttcttttttttttcttctggtAAGTGAGTTGGAATTTTGTTGTTCAGAGCACCAAGAAAGTTGCTATAAAGTATTTACATGTAGAATGCTTTAGTTCCTTCTCACATTCAGGGAATACATTAATTCTCTCACTGATTTTGGATTATTACAATTTACTTGTTTGATACACCAAGAACTCAACATTTGTAGACACATAGTTCTtgctattttgaaaaaaaaaaattgttctttttctCTCATTCTATATGTATCCAAAAGAGACTTAAAGCTAATGTATTCAAAGCTAGCTTTTCTTGCACTTTACCTGTATATGGTTGTTTTCCTCTGTGGATGATAGTACTCTATTCAGCATTATACTTACTGTGGCTCAAAGTATAAGGAGGCAATGCATcaaaagtttataatttctaACTGCCTTcaagataaatatatatgagGTTCTATACATATTTTTCCTGTTTTGACAGGATCATGATGCTGTAACTGTTGTCAAAGCAGGTATTTTGAGATTTTCAAAGCCAAACAAGTACTGGATTGAAAGCTCACACAAAAGAGTGAGTGGTGCTATCTTTCTAGAATTATCCAAGTATCACTTCTGCTGttatttttttgtagattttatTGGAAAAGGCCAATATTTTAATACGTTTAAAGTAACCTGAAACTATTTCTTTAACTCAGCATCTTCTCATGATTGAAACAGAGATAGTAAAAACTGCACTTTGGATTTTCTCGCAGTGAAACTCTAAGGGAATGTATATGAACTTAAATAAAGCAGCACGTATTCACTGTTTAGGTTGAAATTTGGATTCACTGCTAGAATGAATAAGCCAATGTGCGTTATGGTGGATCTGCAAACTTTATATGTCCTCAACTATTGCACAAGTGAGTTAATGCTACTATATTTGAGAGTTAAAGGAAGATATCCAATTCAGAATTGCGGAGGtcctttatgttttttcttttgcttaGTTAACTCGGCAAAAAACTTATAAAGGgaaaaaagtatgaaattacAAGGTTAAATGTATTGTTTTGAAATATGGACTAACAAGGGAGCTATAGTACTACCTTATCAAATAGGAGCCAAGAACTAATGATTCCATCAGTGACTACTCAATTCCTAGATTTAACCCTGCGATACAACTATTTTAGAAATAACCTTGTTCGGTGATAAAAATTAGGATAGTCTCTTCTGGTTGAATTGAAGtgttgaacttttttctttaaagaatATCAAATTGAACTTTCTTTGATTTGCTGATCCGCTGTTATTTCTTTACAGTATATACCTACCGTGGGGGATGCTGTCCTTGGAATTGTGGTGGACAAAAGAGCAGATGTAAGCATTCTTCAGTATTTCAAAACTGTTTCTTGTTCTTCTTATAATAAGCAATGCCACTGTTTATTGTGATAACCTCCTTATTTCGGTTTCTGGTGAATAGTTATGTCTACTTTGCTACTAGCCGTGCCCTTAATTCTACTTTCTGCAGAATGAACTCTGTAACAGCTGCACTTCTAAGTAATTGAGTATGTTATgcatttaagaactaaaattttTCAGTATCTCACtatccttttctttttaatgagtTCAAAAGTCAAAGTCAAGATGCTGATATTCCTTTTTTGATATATAACGACCTTAACTTATTAATCTCATCATCTTTTGATGAGTTTCCTTTGATGCTGTCAAACTATCCACTTCTTCTATTTGCTTTATACGAAAATAGTATAATTGGTGCTTTAACTGGTAGTTTCGTGCTGCTCTAATCTTTTGCTTTAGTGTGTCTTTCTGCTTCCTGTTTTTGATCAATCAGATCTATGGTGCACTTATTTAAGACATAATGAGCATCCAATATATGTTGCTCCTAATATTTGAGGGGATTTATGTGAGTTGTTGACTACTTTTAGTTTCATTTGTTACAGTTTGGTTGAAGTCAACTGTAGGGTTTTAGGTTCTAAACCACCATGTCTCTGGTAAGGACATATCAGCTGTAGTTGTGTAAAAAGGGAAGGGTAGTGATCCAAGTCTGCTGGGAAATAAGTTCTTTTTAGAGTATGTGTTATTGACCATATAGAATGACATTCATATTAATGTGGTGGTGAGTGGTGACTTATGTTGATCATTCATTATACAAAATTACATTCATTGAGGTAAAAAAGTTGGTCCAAAAAATTTCTATCTGTTTCTAGTACTTATGATGAGAGATTTCCTGTGTTTGTCTATTTTCCTGTCATTTTCATGAACGCATCAAGATTTATCACAAATGTAATGATGGTCCATGTAGCACGCATAAAATCTAAAAGTTCATTGATTCTTATCTGAAACTGTAGATTATGTCATTAAGATCTATGGTTTTTCCTTATGAACTTCAAATTCACTTTTGAGTTTTCTGGCAGAGCTTTTATGTGGACATAAAAGGGCCAATGGTGGCGTTCTTGCCAGTGCTAGCATTTGAAGGAGGGACTAGGAGAAACATACCCAAATTTGAGGTGATAATCCTAAGTTCCATGATATTTGAGCTCATAttctttgttcttttctcaTCTTATGTTTCATTATGATAGAAAATACTTGTACCAAAATGAAGATATTGTTTTGCAATTTTTAtctgattataaatttttactctATGAATCTTGATCATTTGAAATTGAGTGACAGCTTTAATATTTAACTCAAATGGAGAGAGATGTATTGGAAGACTCCTTGTAAATGGGGCAAACTCTCCTCTCCTCTAATTGAGAagttgaattttattaattgcTGGTTGCTTGTTCGAGAATTGCTTGATGTGGCCTCTTCAATTAGAAGATATCATATTAGTTTGTTGATAGCAATTTAATTTACCCCCTCCCCCCCTTCTTTTTGTAAAATAAGATTCAGAATTTAAGGGGAGAATTTGTGATAAATACCTCTGAGAGCAGTTCTTTCCTTCATGTGCAAGCAAATTCCTCAACTACTTGGCTCATAAATCAGTGCTTGTGCCTCTTAGAAACTGGCCTCAAATTGCAAGTTCATTAGGATAGATTGCTTTATGAGTTATTCACACCCACTATAGAGCTTTTCATGTTTCATAGGGGGTGAGGCAGAGTATTTGCTTGAAAATATGCCAGCACCGATGAGCCATAGGATTCTTCTTAATCAATCTTTTCTAATGCACCATGTTTATATCAATGACTATTTTCTGATGACCTGTCTTGGAATTTCAGGTAGGTACTCTAATTTATACTCGTATTGTCAAGGCCAACCCAGGAATAAACCCAGAGTTATCGTGCATGGATGGTTGGTACTTCCTCTAAGTTGCAAAGATTTTCTTGAATGACCTAATCTATCTGCTGTTACACTTGATTTTAATATAATCATCTTATTCGATACAGCTTCTGGAAAAGCTGCCGAGTTTGGACCCCTTAAAGATGGCTATATGTTTGAATCATCAACTGGTTTGTCACGGATGTAAGTTTCTATTTTGGCTTTAACTTGCAACAGTGAAATCTTTGGTTTAGATTTTACTGTAACCTTAACTTGCTCATCAGAATAGAAACAAGAAAAAGGGTGAAGGTCTTGTTGCATGCTATTCCCTTAGCTACATGTtcatctttttgtatttttttcctaGGCTGCTGAGCTCACCAACATGTCCAGTTCTTGAAGGTCTTGGAAAGAAGCTAGCTTTTGAGATAGCTGTTGGTTTAAACGGCCGTGTGTGGGTATATAAATCTGTTCATTCTCTATTTTTTGTGGTTGATCCGTCCATCTCTTTCTAAGTCTCAAATACTTTTGCCTCTATTCTCAATTTAGATACTTGTTCTGCTATAATAGGTAAATGCTGAGCACCAATCGTCAATCATCCTTGCTGCGAATGCAATAATGAACTCTGAGTCCTTGACCTCAGTGCAACAAAAGATTATGGTGGAGAAGCTGCTTGACAGAGTAAATTGAACTGGATTTAGCATTTCGACCACATAACCTCTAGCAGCCAAATGAAGTGATGGATAATGTGATTGTAACCAGACCGCGGAACATAAATGTGACACAAGTTAATTTAGCTTCTTCCTCATGGAGTTTCCAGTTCTTCACTCATGAAACCGTCCTGCTTGTTTATGTGATTCTTGTGAGAGTATAGAGAAAAGATGTAACATTATTAGCAAAATTGATTGTCTATGCAAACATTTTGTCCATGGTGTTGTATTTATTCTTCAAATCAATCTTCTGTCCCTCTAAACAGATTTACATTTTTCGGCTTATcagtctctttttttttattgtggtTTCTGTGTCAGCGTGCATGGACCTTGACTCGTTTAACAAGGTACATGTTACCTTCACCAACTCGGAGAAAGGGGagcaagaaaatatttgatgatttcatatgaacttttaattattttgccTTAGGTTACTATAACATGCaaatcttaatatatttttttctttttaaatgattAGTAAATTATGTTACCTCTTATAATTTTCTAGGTAAGACTACCACTCAACTTTAGCTCTCAAGACTAAAGGGAACATACTACACTATACTacatttttaagttttaatcTTTTAGCTACGTGATAATAACTTTATCAGTTACGTATTagacttaaaataattaaaaagaaaaagacaaagaaaaggAGCTTGACTCTTTGAGGGCCATGTTATCTGCAAAGGGTTTTGTCTTGTTGTTATTTTGTATATCAATAAGCAATTTCGCACACAGAAAAGCTAGTAATAGTATTTGCTTCGAGATGTGCAAAATCCACTTGTGGGTTCTGACATACTATCATCAATAATCAATTCGTCTGAGGTAATTCGGTGCCTATTTCTatgttaacaaaaaaaaaagtttggatttttttccccttttttccTCTAATCTTGATATGTTCTTTCTCTTGTATTGTTCTTGAAATTCAGTTCAATAGAGTTGGATAACATGGCGTCTCAATCAGATTCTCCACCCAACTCCGTAAACGAGAATACCCAGAATCCAGGTACCCTTTTAGTTgcttttctttgatgaaaattgTTGTTCTGCTACTGTTTAGTTGATTCTTGAATATCAGAGAGAAATAGATCGTGATGTTTAGTTATTGCTGCTACTTTGTTATCTGAAAAGAAGTATTTGCCATAAAGATCGAATCTTTTTGGACTTTATGATGTTTGTGCCTTTTTGTCTTTAACTGGGATAGGAGCATGTAATTgtgcttcttttttcttttatggatGGTTGCTACTTTTGGTTTGTTAAGCAATAAAGTAGTACTAACTTGATATTATTACATCTAATGATCACTTGTTTGATACTGGAGCTTGTGTTGTTAGAAGCTGTATGATTTTGGTGTAGTGCAAATCTTCGAGataattaggtttttttctGTGTTCTTGAACAGTTGCCTTAGCAACTAATGACAGGTATTAGcctaattttcttaaataaatggATTGATTTGATATCCAGTAACTGTATATAATGTGCATATTGATAACTAGGTGATTTTGTTTTCAGTGTGAGGCTTCTGAGGATGGTAGGTTCATTAACTAGATAATTTTCTCTACGAGGCTTTGCACAATCATAGAGTAGAATGCACCAGCAAACCCTCTCAACAAGAGAAACGATGTTGTATGAAATAGAGAATTTGATGCTCTATCGTAATCCAAACTTAAATTTCTAATTTGAAGCAACAGAGAATTTCATGATATATCGTAATCCAAACTTAAATTTCTAATTTGAAGCAACAGCTTCGCAACCAGCAGCTGAAGATCATCAAGGTCCCAAGCCTGAGGCTGCAAGTGGGAGCTCTCCAGCTTCTGTGTTTGTAAACTCGGAACCAATTCGGGAGGACCAAGTCCAGAATGCTATGAAATTTCTTTCACATCCAAAAGTTAGGGGATCTCCAGTCATGTATAGGCGTTCTTTTCTTGAGAGGAAGGGGCTTACAAAGGAGGAAATTGACGAGGCCTTTCGTCGAGTTCCTGTAGGCCACATTTAGATTTTTTACATTTGATATTGACTTGAATGTAACTGTAAAATCTACAtgaaatttaagatatatattgattttgtgCCTAAATTACAGGATCCTACCCCAACTGTTACTAGCACACAGCCAGTTGCTGCTAATGAAGGTAATTCATATTGTTCTCGAAATAAGTTTGGCCTTTTATTCTTTTCTTGAGATTGATACTGTTTGGAGCCTATACTTGTCATGTTGTCCTTATATATTGATGACAGATGGGACACAGAAGCCTTCATCGACTAGTACACCACAGGCTGCTTTACAAAATCTGCAGCTTGCGTCAGCTCCGAGCAATAGCATGAAAAAAATGGGGTATCTCTCTCATTTCCATTGGACTCATGCAGTTATTGCTGTAGGTCTACTCGCTGCTTCTGGAGCTGGAACAGCTGTACTTTTCAAGGTATTGCATAGTAAAGAGCTTTCTATTTATCATGCCAATCGGTACGATGTTTGTACTTTTTCTTCTCTGTCTATTCCCCATTTCTTCAGTGtagatttatttttcataagcGAGACATCTCAAACTTTTATTTGTGGTGGTTCAATTTATTATTAGTTTAGTGAATTGGTTG
Proteins encoded in this window:
- the LOC107021650 gene encoding putative exosome complex component rrp40 — protein: MGSKPCFIDKPVVPGDVVLDLSSMTNQTIKLGGGLQQDHDAVTVVKAGILRFSKPNKYWIESSHKRYIPTVGDAVLGIVVDKRADSFYVDIKGPMVAFLPVLAFEGGTRRNIPKFEVGTLIYTRIVKANPGINPELSCMDASGKAAEFGPLKDGYMFESSTGLSRMLLSSPTCPVLEGLGKKLAFEIAVGLNGRVWVNAEHQSSIILAANAIMNSESLTSVQQKIMVEKLLDRVN